DNA sequence from the Streptomyces cinnabarinus genome:
CGGGACACCCAGATCCAGACGGTGCTGCACGCGCTCAAGGAGCTGGGGGTGCGGATCGCGGTCGACGACTTCGGCACCGGGTTCTCCTCGCTGCGGTATCTGCGGGACTTCCCCATCGACGTGCTGAAGATCGACAAGTCGTTCATCGAGGACATCGCCCGGGACACCCAGCAGGTGGCCCTGGTCGAGGGCATCGTGCGGCTCGCCGACACCCTGGGACTCCAGGTGATCGCGGAGGGAATCGAGGACCCGGCGCAGCGGGACCTGCTGGCGGGCATGGGCTGCCGGCTCGGGCAGGGGTACCTGTTCGCCCGGCCGATGACGGTCGACCAGACGGAGCGGGTGCTGCGGCGGCGCGGCAACGGCCGGAGGACGCCACCGCCGCAGGCCGCCCCTCGGCTGGCCACACCCGGCACTCCGCCCGCCCGGCGCGACCGCTCGCGCGACCTGGACCGGCTGCGGCGCACCAGCCCGATGAGCGACGCGGTCCTGGACGAGGTGCGCGGCCGGCACATCCGCTGCCGGGACCACTGGCTGATCGACTACGCCTCCTGCAACTACCTCGGCTTCGACTGGGACCCGGAGATCCTCGCGCGGGTCGAGCCCGCCGTACGGCGCTGGGGCACGCATCCGAGCTGGTCCCGGCTGCTGGGCAGTCCACGGCTGTACCCCGAGATCGAGGAGCGGCTCGCGGGCCTGCTCGGCGCGCCGGACACCCTGCTGCTGCCGACGCTCACCCTCATCCACGCCTCGGTCATCCCCGTCCTCGCCGAGCAGGGCCATGTCTTCATCGAGGCCACCGCCCACCGCACGGTCTACGACGGCTGTCTGGTGGCCCGCGGCCAGGGCGCCACGCTGCGCCGCTTCCACGCCGAACGGCCCGAGGAGCTGGACGCGCTGCTGGCCGCCGCGCCGACGGGCGCGCCCCGGCTGGTGTGCCTGGACGGCGTCAACAGCATGAGCGGCAACATCTGCGACCTGCCGGCGCTGGCCGCCGTGTGCCGCGAGCGGGGCGCCCTGCTCTATGTCGACGACGCGCACGGCTTCGGCGTGATCGGGGAGCGCGGTCCGGGCGAGCCGTGCCCGTACGGTTCGCGCGGCAACAGCGTGGTGCGGCACACCGGTGAGTCCTACGACGGGATCGTGCTGGTCGCCGGGTTCTCCAAGGCGTACTCGTCGCTGCTGGCCTTCCTCGCGCTGCCGACCGGGCTGAAGAACCGGCTCAAGACGGCCGCGGCGCCCTATCTGTACTCCGGGCCGTCACCGACGGCGTCGCTGGCCACCGCGCTGGCCGGACTGGATGTCAACGAACGGCGCGGCGACGCCGTACGCGCAGATCTGCACCGCAAGACGGCCCGGGTGCTCGACCACCTGGCCGAGCTGGACGTGTACACCCTGAACCGGGACGGGCTGCCGATCCTGGAGGTCCCGCTGGCCGACGCGGACGACCTGAACGGGGTCGCGCAGCTGCTGTGGGACGACGGCATCTATGTGACGCTCGCCGCGTATCCGCTGGTACCGCGCGACCGGGTGGGGTTCCGGGTCCAGATCACGGCGCTCAACTCCGACGAGGACATCGAGCGGCTGAACGACACACTGACCCGGGTCGCCGCGCGTTACCCACTGCGCCGCCGGGGAACGCGGCACGCCGTGTCCGGGGCCGGAGCGGGAGGGGCGGGACGCTCATGACGACGCACAACGACGACGTGGACTGGGACCGCTGGCCGGTCGCGGACTACCTCGCCGAGAACTACCGGGACGTGCATCCCTCGGACGCCGCGGTCATCGCGCACCACGCGGCGTTCTACCGGCGGCTGGCTCCTCATTCGGTGGCCCGTTCGGTGGAGTTCGGGGCGGGCCCGAACCTGTATCCGCTGATGCTCGCCGCCGCGGTGAGCCGCCGTATCGAGGCCGTGGAGGCGGGCGCCGGGAACGTCGCCTACCTGGAGCGGCAGATCCTGTGCGGCCCCGAGGCGAGCTGGCTGCCGTTCCACGAACTGTGCCGACAGCTCAATCCCGAGGTCCCGGCCACGCCCGCGCAGGCGCTGGCGCAGGTGTACGTGGTGCACGCGGACGTCCGGGAGCTGCTGCCCGACTCCTACGGACTGGCGTCGATGCACTTCGTCGCGGAGGGCGCCACCGAGGACTTCGCGGAGTTCGCCGCGTTCTGCCGGGCCTTCGTGCGCTGTGTCGAGCCGGGCGGCCACCTGGTGGCGGCCTTCATGGAGAACATGCCGACCTACCGGATCGGACC
Encoded proteins:
- a CDS encoding class I SAM-dependent methyltransferase, with amino-acid sequence MTTHNDDVDWDRWPVADYLAENYRDVHPSDAAVIAHHAAFYRRLAPHSVARSVEFGAGPNLYPLMLAAAVSRRIEAVEAGAGNVAYLERQILCGPEASWLPFHELCRQLNPEVPATPAQALAQVYVVHADVRELLPDSYGLASMHFVAEGATEDFAEFAAFCRAFVRCVEPGGHLVAAFMENMPTYRIGPASRWPGCPIDPDRVTEVFTPLTQKLSVTHIDSDPTLPDYGDSGMVLLTGVAR